A part of Methanohalobium evestigatum Z-7303 genomic DNA contains:
- a CDS encoding AAA domain-containing protein, translating to MTKSNLNPSLIARYFYHDCERYLRYHATPLDERNNEGIPKIEQDQNPIMRVLLKAGIEWEEEVITEKLVDNVIVPDGEGALNERAHTFDETLKIIKDIKSGHNIYQPTIHVPEQFLKKYNLSSDLCRFPPCRPDLIRLVENNGKYVLQIIDIKASEDITPSHRVQTALYSLMLQESLKEQGYDIEVDLKQAGIWLYEQDEPELFDLHFDIKMVEDFLRNHLPVILESPIDKLSWHLYHRCELCEFYRHCKSEAEKNESVSMIPYLSSNGKKYLCNDRLSVNSLSELESFLKNDDAENYLEDCGSLRNQKHKLLTTTQALKNNEPVLTGRVSLNLPINESVALFITIQNDPVSSRIYSIGYRRFKGKQVYENTSNEKIYIASYPDECTEIQKKFLIDLYDELKTLHDYNREREWTEQKSLQTYVFDSYELQLFYDLLNEFTKESEMAPIALRLLFYFQNTNLAGQVEHPPTEIKHPIVILTNEIDQLVSLPVPFSLRLPEISKVLQSPDFNYDFEPSDLFWFEQSNVMKSDTITMVWDGTRPEAVDWIKNELSKRLLATSSVLEGLRYIAKDKLITWSQKFKIPDSYYFENKELSQLSFITRYESYMTAMDIREKRSLPKPERIREGISVPVECMGLNIWRVTKPIDYTLFEKNEEFSHILVPDNEEGEKAQISFDDYTFRSEINDSRNTGVNFAIIDEKKVDPKDGKLKLLYLDVKYNKNQEHFNTGDKAVLHPRFTDFTSRRIMRKLSELDEQDDSGFLELIRTPQTFNKPMYEADNLLNEALCLSDSSGFTSSQMKAFEHMVKNRLTLVWGPPGTGKTYFLAKSVLNILKTWKNNGYRFHIAITASTHAAIENLLLKIQEISKDYDFDNLPVYKLKSAKTAPSKESLQVCQEYEVDDLLNFQHLVVGGTVNSLDKVGRKIPTIDMLIVDEASQVKPAEIALGMSIIDYGKRLVLAGDDLQLPPIINVDYPESDEGLPSLHDSIFSYLRRRDNENNPYTQQLLENWRMNKTLSRFSAETLYGLDYIPATDNIGLQKLELGTPLQANGLPDSYEKLLESIVDSEYPLTVCILENVQASVENEIEAEIVARLSVLLRNNLLSEDWRYYPNNEEGDRKFWKDGLFIVSPHHSQIKTIHNHLDSLRSWSHYPFVDTVDKMQGQETQAVIVSYGVSDVETALNEAEFIYSLNRLNVSVTRAKSKCVLFLPRPLLEPSVELLQNEDASNGLHHMLNLVDFCRKYGKEKSFDLDFGSRNGVNLTVLKASINFPFMKEFSFKIS from the coding sequence ATGACTAAATCCAACCTGAATCCCTCTTTAATTGCACGATATTTCTACCATGATTGTGAACGTTATCTCCGGTATCATGCTACACCTTTAGATGAAAGGAATAATGAAGGCATTCCTAAAATAGAACAGGATCAAAACCCTATAATGAGAGTTTTATTAAAAGCAGGCATTGAATGGGAAGAAGAAGTAATTACTGAAAAATTAGTAGATAATGTTATAGTCCCTGATGGTGAAGGTGCATTAAATGAAAGAGCTCACACATTTGATGAAACCTTAAAAATTATCAAGGATATAAAGTCAGGTCACAATATATACCAACCTACAATACACGTTCCTGAACAGTTTTTAAAAAAATATAACCTCTCATCAGATCTATGCAGATTCCCACCATGTAGGCCTGATTTAATAAGGCTTGTAGAAAATAATGGAAAATATGTGCTGCAAATAATAGATATAAAAGCCAGCGAAGATATAACACCTAGCCACCGAGTCCAAACAGCGCTATATTCATTGATGCTGCAAGAATCCTTGAAAGAACAGGGTTATGACATTGAAGTAGATCTAAAACAAGCAGGCATCTGGCTTTATGAACAAGATGAACCTGAATTATTTGACCTGCATTTCGATATTAAGATGGTGGAAGATTTTCTTCGGAACCATTTACCTGTTATCCTAGAATCACCTATTGATAAATTATCCTGGCATTTATATCATAGATGTGAATTATGTGAATTCTATAGACACTGCAAATCAGAAGCAGAGAAGAATGAATCAGTATCAATGATTCCTTATTTATCTTCAAACGGTAAAAAGTACCTATGTAATGACAGGTTATCTGTAAATTCACTATCTGAATTAGAATCGTTTTTAAAAAATGATGATGCTGAAAACTACCTGGAAGATTGTGGGTCCCTTAGAAATCAGAAACACAAGTTATTAACTACCACTCAAGCTTTAAAAAATAATGAGCCGGTCCTTACAGGCAGAGTTTCATTGAATCTACCGATTAATGAAAGTGTAGCATTATTCATCACGATACAAAATGACCCAGTTTCATCCAGGATATATTCAATAGGGTATAGAAGGTTTAAAGGAAAACAGGTATATGAAAATACATCAAATGAAAAAATCTACATCGCCAGTTATCCAGATGAATGTACTGAAATCCAGAAAAAGTTTCTAATTGATTTATATGATGAACTAAAAACTTTGCACGATTATAACCGTGAAAGAGAATGGACTGAACAAAAATCGCTTCAGACTTATGTTTTTGACAGTTATGAACTCCAATTATTCTATGACCTCCTTAATGAATTTACCAAAGAATCCGAAATGGCACCTATAGCCCTCAGGTTACTTTTCTATTTCCAGAATACAAACTTAGCAGGACAAGTAGAACACCCACCTACAGAAATAAAACACCCAATAGTAATTCTAACAAATGAGATAGACCAGCTCGTAAGTTTACCAGTTCCATTTTCATTAAGATTACCAGAGATATCTAAGGTTCTCCAGAGTCCTGATTTTAATTATGATTTTGAACCTAGTGACCTATTCTGGTTCGAACAGAGTAATGTCATGAAATCCGATACTATCACAATGGTATGGGATGGAACTAGACCTGAAGCTGTAGACTGGATAAAGAACGAACTTTCGAAAAGGCTACTTGCAACGAGTAGTGTATTGGAAGGTTTGCGTTATATTGCAAAGGATAAATTGATTACATGGTCTCAGAAATTCAAGATACCGGATTCTTACTATTTTGAAAATAAGGAACTTTCACAGCTGTCATTTATAACTCGATATGAATCTTATATGACTGCTATGGATATCCGCGAAAAACGATCTCTTCCTAAACCAGAACGAATCAGAGAAGGCATCAGTGTACCTGTCGAGTGTATGGGTTTAAACATTTGGAGAGTTACAAAACCTATCGATTATACTCTTTTTGAGAAAAATGAAGAGTTCAGTCATATTTTGGTGCCTGATAATGAAGAGGGAGAAAAAGCGCAGATATCATTCGATGATTACACTTTCCGTTCTGAGATAAACGATTCTAGAAATACAGGTGTAAACTTTGCAATCATAGATGAAAAGAAAGTGGACCCCAAAGATGGGAAATTGAAATTGTTATATCTGGATGTCAAATATAATAAAAACCAGGAACATTTCAATACTGGAGATAAAGCAGTTCTTCACCCAAGGTTTACAGATTTTACATCCAGACGGATTATGAGAAAATTAAGTGAACTGGATGAACAGGATGATAGCGGATTTCTGGAACTTATAAGGACACCACAAACGTTTAACAAACCAATGTATGAAGCTGACAATCTATTAAACGAAGCTCTTTGTTTGAGTGATTCATCTGGATTTACATCTAGTCAGATGAAAGCTTTTGAGCATATGGTTAAAAACCGTTTAACTCTTGTTTGGGGTCCACCTGGTACTGGTAAAACCTATTTCCTTGCAAAATCTGTTCTTAACATCTTGAAAACGTGGAAAAATAATGGTTATAGATTCCATATAGCAATCACTGCATCTACACACGCTGCTATCGAAAATCTTCTTCTAAAAATCCAGGAAATTTCGAAAGATTATGATTTCGATAATTTACCCGTTTATAAATTAAAATCCGCAAAAACTGCTCCTAGTAAAGAATCACTACAAGTGTGTCAAGAATATGAAGTGGACGATTTATTAAACTTCCAACATTTAGTAGTCGGGGGCACTGTTAATAGTCTGGATAAAGTTGGTAGGAAAATACCAACCATAGATATGCTTATTGTTGATGAAGCATCCCAGGTCAAACCTGCTGAAATAGCGCTTGGGATGTCTATAATTGATTACGGAAAAAGGTTGGTCCTTGCAGGTGATGATCTGCAACTTCCGCCTATAATCAATGTTGATTATCCAGAATCTGATGAAGGATTGCCAAGTTTACATGACTCTATTTTTTCATATCTGCGTCGCAGGGATAATGAAAATAATCCATATACACAACAACTTCTTGAAAACTGGCGTATGAACAAAACGTTATCTAGATTTTCTGCAGAGACTCTGTACGGATTAGATTATATTCCTGCAACAGATAATATAGGTTTACAGAAACTGGAATTGGGAACACCTTTACAAGCTAATGGTTTACCTGATTCTTATGAGAAATTGCTAGAATCTATAGTTGATTCAGAGTATCCTTTAACCGTTTGTATTTTAGAGAATGTTCAGGCATCTGTTGAAAACGAGATTGAAGCAGAAATCGTAGCAAGGTTATCGGTTTTGCTTCGTAATAACCTGTTATCTGAAGATTGGAGATATTATCCGAATAATGAAGAAGGAGACAGGAAATTTTGGAAAGATGGACTTTTTATTGTGAGTCCCCATCATTCCCAGATAAAGACTATACATAATCATCTGGATTCTTTAAGGAGCTGGAGCCATTATCCATTTGTAGATACTGTTGACAAAATGCAGGGTCAGGAGACACAGGCAGTTATTGTAAGCTATGGTGTAAGCGATGTTGAAACTGCACTAAACGAAGCTGAGTTTATTTACAGTTTGAATAGATTGAATGTATCTGTTACAAGAGCAAAATCCAAATGTGTATTGTTTTTACCCCGTCCATTACTTGAACCATCAGTAGAACTTTTACAGAATGAAGATGCATCTAATGGCCTCCATCATATGTTGAATCTGGTTGATTTTTGTAGGAAATATGGGAAAGAAAAATCATTTGATCTGGATTTTGGCAGCAGAAATGGTGTAAACCTTACAGTGTTAAAAGCAAGTATTAATTTCCCATTTATGAAGGAGTTTAGCTTTAAAATAAGCTAA
- a CDS encoding AAA family ATPase yields MNNDDSENKITLQTSKDINGIELLSQLKPTKEKIRKTCSYFFKGKYEGNDVPFRGFILLGPPGTGKTEVIRQVAKEIDKNLQVHNIITYFALVDGANIAAPKWGDAEKNLKDVFQKINYLNQGEGNSNKIILLFDDIESLVLKRGADLAKEWHYSINSILFHELDKINPSNVIMCATSNKPELVDDAILTRLYPIDVPSLPIDQLIVKVENILNNSGVTGDDFELVKSNIQKRLETLENPTIRDAQHFTIVECIENEVWK; encoded by the coding sequence ATGAATAACGATGATTCAGAAAATAAAATAACATTACAAACAAGTAAAGATATAAATGGCATAGAATTGTTATCGCAATTAAAACCAACTAAAGAAAAAATAAGGAAAACTTGTAGTTATTTTTTTAAGGGAAAATATGAAGGCAATGATGTACCTTTTAGAGGTTTCATCTTATTAGGACCACCTGGAACAGGGAAAACTGAAGTAATTAGGCAAGTAGCTAAAGAAATTGATAAAAATTTACAAGTTCACAATATTATAACTTATTTTGCATTAGTTGATGGTGCTAATATAGCTGCGCCAAAATGGGGAGATGCAGAAAAGAATTTAAAAGATGTATTTCAGAAAATAAATTATTTAAATCAAGGAGAAGGAAATTCTAATAAAATAATATTATTATTTGATGACATTGAAAGCTTGGTTCTCAAAAGAGGTGCAGACCTTGCTAAAGAATGGCACTATTCTATAAATTCTATACTATTTCATGAGTTAGATAAAATCAATCCTTCTAATGTAATTATGTGTGCTACTTCAAATAAACCTGAATTAGTAGATGATGCTATACTTACTAGATTATATCCTATAGATGTACCTTCTTTGCCTATAGACCAATTAATAGTTAAAGTTGAAAATATTCTTAATAATTCAGGAGTAACAGGCGATGATTTTGAACTCGTAAAATCTAATATTCAAAAAAGGTTAGAAACTTTGGAGAATCCTACAATAAGAGATGCACAGCATTTTACAATAGTTGAATGCATAGAAAACGAGGTCTGGAAATGA